From a single Capsicum annuum cultivar UCD-10X-F1 chromosome 12, UCD10Xv1.1, whole genome shotgun sequence genomic region:
- the LOC124889629 gene encoding secreted RxLR effector protein 161-like — translation MYAQTCTSPNIIFAVGMLGRYQSNPGMDHWKAAKKVLRYLQGTKDHMLIYRRSDHLDVVGYSDSDYDGCVDTKKSTFGYLFLLAGGAISWKSAKQSVIAISTMEAEFVACFEATIQANWLWNFISGLGLVDNIARPLKIYCDNTAAVFFSKNDKYSKGLPPKIFAEHVERMGLIDSNE, via the exons atgtatgcccaAACATGTACAAGTCCAAACATCATTTTTGCTGTTGGAATGCTGGGTCGATATCAAAGTAATCCTGGAATGGATCATTGGAAGGCTGCAAAGAAAGTGTTGCGATACCTACAAGGAACGAAAGATCATATGCTCATTTATAGAAGATCTGATCATTTAGATGTGGTTGGATATTCAGATTCAGATTATGATGGTTGTGTGGATACAAAAAAATCcacatttggatatttgtttctaTTAGCTGGAGGAGCAATATCATGGAAGAGTGCGAAGCAATCTGTTATAGCTATATCCACTATGGAAGCTGAGTTTGTGGCATGCTTTGAGGCCACAATCCAGGCTAATTGGCTATGGAATTTTATTTCAGGACTTGGACTAGTCGACAATATAGCCAGGCCgctgaaaatttattgtgataataccGCCGCAGTTTTCTTCTCTAAGAACGATAAGTATTCAAAAG GATTACCGCCCAAAATATTTGCTGAACATGTTGAAAGGATGGGTCTTATTGATAGCAATGAATGA
- the LOC107849825 gene encoding probable receptor-like protein kinase At1g11050 isoform X1, translating into MFAVVIKAVFFFQLCASFADFTSASPEDSDCGLNFTSSPYKPSGECVAADQESIHEWDSFPTTRCCQNALNFFSQALAKQAIQQGNLFLKRDQWGHCASGPFAHQPSVSINKCGLDSLYHESSQCSSLSLTKIVQNQNFKDVRDNCSGFSSFRFDDACRHCTSAIKSSRDHLLDQFNAKGNDTERAICLVAVVISVASTQLNAPSLMDDFFSCLPALNTLDKSSDDYIKIKYSLAKALIAIVLATFGMMMVIFLVKYVTRNTRAGRKLLISKPKEFASCPGLYSFSKAEIENAINFGDEKKFLGRGSAGQVFNGVLPSGQVVAIKQIYRSNTSDSFSRELENLSRVRHPNLVCLFGCCIEDGEKYLVYEYCSAGNLAQHLMRKDRVLSWEQRVNILRDCALALRYLHNYIDGCIVHRDIKLTNILLTEELGAKLSDFGLAKMLGMEESKVFTDVRGTIGYMDPEYMSNAKLTCASDIYSFGIVALQVLSGQKVVELDLDARDQLTRKAKDVSMGKRGLKDLEDPRLKGEVNSVDFESILQIAVLCVAKSSKGRPTIDVVFEEIDKVWKNTSSDKKAAEQSTLAALRRSHSVGHVIPV; encoded by the exons ATGTTTGCTGTAGTCATCAAGGCAGTCTTCTTTTTCCAACTATGTGCTAGTTTTGCTGATTTCACCTCTGCTTCTCCCGAAGACTCAG ATTGTGGGCTGAACTTCACGTCATCTCCATACAAACCAAGCGGTGAATGCGTTGCAGCTGATCAAGAAAGCATCCATGAATGGGACAGTTTTCCCACCACAAGATGCTGCCAAAATGCCCTCAACTTCTTCTCACAGGCATTGGCCAAACAAGCAATTCAACAAGGGAACCTGTTCCTCAAGAGAGATCAATGGGGACACTGCGCCTCTGGACCCTTTGCACACCAACCCTCTGTTTCCATCAATAAATGTGGACTTGATTCCCTCTATCATGAAAGCAGCCAATGTTCTAGCCTTTCTTTGACAAAAATTGTGCAGAATCAGAATTTTAAGGATGTCAGGGACAACTGTTCAGGTTTCAGTTCCTTCAGATTTGATGATGCTTGCAGGCATTGCACGAGTGCCATCAAATCTTCAAGGGATCATTTGTTGGATCAGTTTAATGCCAAAGGTAATGATACTGAGAGAGCTATTTGTCTTGTGGCTGTTGTCATTTCAGTTGCTAGCACACAATTAAATGCTCCCTCTTTAATGGATGATTTCTTCAGCTGTTTGCCAGCATTAAATACTTTAG ATAAGTCAAGTGATGATTACATTAAAATCAAGT ATTCTTTAGCGAAAGCATTAATTGCAATCGTTTTAGCAACATTTGGGATGATGATGGTGATCTTTCTTGTTAAGTATGTCACAAGAAACACTAGGGCTGGACGAAAGCTTCTTATTTCAAAGCCAAAGGAGTTTGCTTCTTGTCCAGGGCTATATAGTTTCTCAAAAGCTGAAATTGAGAACGCGATAAATTTTGGGGATGAGAAGAAATTCCTGGGACGTGGTAGTGCAGGGCAAGTTTTCAACGGGGTTCTTCCCAGTGGACAAGTAGTTGCTATCAAGCAGATATATAGAAGTAATACATCCGATTCTTTCAGCAGAGAACTCGAGAATCTTTCAAGAGTTAGACATCCCAATCTTGTTTGCCTCTTTGGATGTTGCATTGAAGATGGCGAAAAATATTTAGTCTATGAGTATTGCTCTGCTGGAAATCTAGCTCAACATCTTATGA GGAAAGACCGGGTCCTAAGTTGGGAACAAAGAGTAAATATCTTAAGAGATTGTGCACTTGCATTGAGATATCTCCACAACTACATAGATGGTTGTATTGTTCACAGGGATATTAAG CTTACAAATATCCTTTTAACAGAGGAATTGGGAGCAAAGCTATCAGATTTTGGGTTAGCAAAAATGTTGGGAATGGAAGAAAGCAAAGTGTTTACAGATGTACGAGGGACAATAGGTTATATGGATCCAGAATATATGAGTAACGCAAAGTTGACCTGTGCAAGTGACATTTATAGCTTTGGTATAGTAGCTTTACAGGTTCTTTCTGGCCAGAAAGTCGTTGAACTTGATTTGGATGCCAGAGACCAACTAACAAGAAAA GCAAAGGATGTGAGCATGGGTAAACGGGGACTAAAAGATTTAGAGGACCCGCGGTTAAAAGGTGAAGTAAACAGTGTGGATTTCGAGTCCATACTTCAAATTGCAGTGCTCTGTGTTGCCAAATCAAGCAAAGGTCGTCCAACTATCGATGTTGTCTTCGAGGAGATAGACAAAGTCTGGAAAAACACATCATCTGACAAG AAAGCGGCAGAACAAAGTACATTAGCTGCATTGCGGAGATCCCATTCAGTTGGTCATGTTATTCCAGTCTGA
- the LOC107849825 gene encoding putative wall-associated receptor kinase-like 16 isoform X2, with product MFAVVIKAVFFFQLCASFADFTSASPEDSDCGLNFTSSPYKPSGECVAADQESIHEWDSFPTTRCCQNALNFFSQALAKQAIQQGNLFLKRDQWGHCASGPFAHQPSVSINKCGLDSLYHESSQCSSLSLTKIVQNQNFKDVRDNCSGFSSFRFDDACRHCTSAIKSSRDHLLDQFNAKDKSSDDYIKIKYSLAKALIAIVLATFGMMMVIFLVKYVTRNTRAGRKLLISKPKEFASCPGLYSFSKAEIENAINFGDEKKFLGRGSAGQVFNGVLPSGQVVAIKQIYRSNTSDSFSRELENLSRVRHPNLVCLFGCCIEDGEKYLVYEYCSAGNLAQHLMRKDRVLSWEQRVNILRDCALALRYLHNYIDGCIVHRDIKLTNILLTEELGAKLSDFGLAKMLGMEESKVFTDVRGTIGYMDPEYMSNAKLTCASDIYSFGIVALQVLSGQKVVELDLDARDQLTRKAKDVSMGKRGLKDLEDPRLKGEVNSVDFESILQIAVLCVAKSSKGRPTIDVVFEEIDKVWKNTSSDKKAAEQSTLAALRRSHSVGHVIPV from the exons ATGTTTGCTGTAGTCATCAAGGCAGTCTTCTTTTTCCAACTATGTGCTAGTTTTGCTGATTTCACCTCTGCTTCTCCCGAAGACTCAG ATTGTGGGCTGAACTTCACGTCATCTCCATACAAACCAAGCGGTGAATGCGTTGCAGCTGATCAAGAAAGCATCCATGAATGGGACAGTTTTCCCACCACAAGATGCTGCCAAAATGCCCTCAACTTCTTCTCACAGGCATTGGCCAAACAAGCAATTCAACAAGGGAACCTGTTCCTCAAGAGAGATCAATGGGGACACTGCGCCTCTGGACCCTTTGCACACCAACCCTCTGTTTCCATCAATAAATGTGGACTTGATTCCCTCTATCATGAAAGCAGCCAATGTTCTAGCCTTTCTTTGACAAAAATTGTGCAGAATCAGAATTTTAAGGATGTCAGGGACAACTGTTCAGGTTTCAGTTCCTTCAGATTTGATGATGCTTGCAGGCATTGCACGAGTGCCATCAAATCTTCAAGGGATCATTTGTTGGATCAGTTTAATGCCAAAG ATAAGTCAAGTGATGATTACATTAAAATCAAGT ATTCTTTAGCGAAAGCATTAATTGCAATCGTTTTAGCAACATTTGGGATGATGATGGTGATCTTTCTTGTTAAGTATGTCACAAGAAACACTAGGGCTGGACGAAAGCTTCTTATTTCAAAGCCAAAGGAGTTTGCTTCTTGTCCAGGGCTATATAGTTTCTCAAAAGCTGAAATTGAGAACGCGATAAATTTTGGGGATGAGAAGAAATTCCTGGGACGTGGTAGTGCAGGGCAAGTTTTCAACGGGGTTCTTCCCAGTGGACAAGTAGTTGCTATCAAGCAGATATATAGAAGTAATACATCCGATTCTTTCAGCAGAGAACTCGAGAATCTTTCAAGAGTTAGACATCCCAATCTTGTTTGCCTCTTTGGATGTTGCATTGAAGATGGCGAAAAATATTTAGTCTATGAGTATTGCTCTGCTGGAAATCTAGCTCAACATCTTATGA GGAAAGACCGGGTCCTAAGTTGGGAACAAAGAGTAAATATCTTAAGAGATTGTGCACTTGCATTGAGATATCTCCACAACTACATAGATGGTTGTATTGTTCACAGGGATATTAAG CTTACAAATATCCTTTTAACAGAGGAATTGGGAGCAAAGCTATCAGATTTTGGGTTAGCAAAAATGTTGGGAATGGAAGAAAGCAAAGTGTTTACAGATGTACGAGGGACAATAGGTTATATGGATCCAGAATATATGAGTAACGCAAAGTTGACCTGTGCAAGTGACATTTATAGCTTTGGTATAGTAGCTTTACAGGTTCTTTCTGGCCAGAAAGTCGTTGAACTTGATTTGGATGCCAGAGACCAACTAACAAGAAAA GCAAAGGATGTGAGCATGGGTAAACGGGGACTAAAAGATTTAGAGGACCCGCGGTTAAAAGGTGAAGTAAACAGTGTGGATTTCGAGTCCATACTTCAAATTGCAGTGCTCTGTGTTGCCAAATCAAGCAAAGGTCGTCCAACTATCGATGTTGTCTTCGAGGAGATAGACAAAGTCTGGAAAAACACATCATCTGACAAG AAAGCGGCAGAACAAAGTACATTAGCTGCATTGCGGAGATCCCATTCAGTTGGTCATGTTATTCCAGTCTGA